A stretch of DNA from Noviherbaspirillum sedimenti:
GCCGCTGTATGCGGCGCTGGCGGCATGGCCGCTGCTGGGCGAAGCGCCGCAGGTCTTTCACCTTGCCGGTTTCGGCCTGATTTTGGCCGGGGTGCTGTTGTCGGGGATGAAGAAGGCCTGACTAAGCCAACAAATGATGCCCCGCTCGTCGGCCATGTCATAAAATATTTCGCCAACAAATTCGCCAAAAACTTCATAAGTGCTTGTTTTTAAATTTATTTCAATACAAATAAAATTGATTTAATATTCGCCAAATAATCCGCCATTTTAAGCAATCCGCCAAGCAATCCGTTTGAGGATAGCGTTCTGGGCTAATATTGCGCAGAAAATATCACCGATAGAAATGACTTAATGATGAATTGGCGTGAAGCGCGAAAAGGCGACCAGGATAACGGTCCGCAAAGAATAGTCTGTCTTACCGAGGAAACCACCGAGTGGTTATATTTGCTTGGTCAGGAACATCGCATTGTCGGCATATCCGGCTATACGGTACGTCCCCGCCGCGCCCGCGAGGAAAAGCCGAAAGTCAGCGCTTTCCTGAGTGCGAAAATCGATAAAATTCTCGCGCTCAATCCGGATTGCGTGTTTGGGTTTTCGGATTTACAGGCCGATATCGCCGCCGCACTGATTCGTCAGGGTATCCAGGTCACCGTATTCAATCAACGCAGCGTCGACGAGATTTTTTCAGTGCTGTACCAGATCGCCGCAATCGTCGGCTGCAGCGATTCAGGCACTGAATTACTGTCGCGCTTGCGCATGCAGCTACTGGAAATCGAACAGGCAGCGTCCCGTTTGCCACGGCGGCCGCGCATTTACTTTGAAGAGTGGGACGAGCCGCATATCAGCGCCATTCGATGGGTGTCGGAACTCCTCACGATCGCCGGCGGCGATAACTGCTTTGCCGAACTCTCGACAGAGAGCCTGGGTGCCAAGCGCATCATCGCGGATGGCGCCGAGATCATTCGCCGCAATCCCGATATCATCATTGGATCGTGGTGCGGGAAAAAATTCAGGCCGGAACTCGTGGCGGCACGGCCCGGCTGGTCGGCGATCAATGCGGTTCGCGACAAGCAGCTATTCGAAATCAAGTCCGCCGACATACTTCAGCCTGGTCCGGCAGCGCTGACTGACGGGGTTGCGCAGTTGCACCGGATCGTTATGGACTGGAGCGCGCGGCACGGCCAATAACGCAACTTCGCCACGCCTTGATGGCCGCGTCGTGCGGGCAGTTCCGGGCGAATTCACAAGAATTTTCTACTGCGGTCTGTGCGGTGGCACAAGAAAGAAGCCTGACCTGAGCGACGGCCAAAGTCATCCGTCACGAGACCTGAAAGCGGAGTTCTCCTGTCGCCACCAACATCACGGCGGCGAACACGACGAACAATGCAGGCCCGCCGAACTTGTCGACGATACCCGGCGTGGTCCCCAGAAAGAGGATCCCGAAGATGCCGATGACCAGGCCCGCATAGGCGAACACCCGGTGCGGATTGGCAGCGTGCCCGATGGTGCCGTGCGCGAAACTGAGCGCCATACCTGTGGCCATGCCACCCACAAAATGCAGACCGGCGAGAACCGGGAATGCCGTGCTCTGCGAAGACAGCGCAAAGGCCAGCGCCGCGATACCGAATCCGCAGGCAGCCGCGCACCTGGCGTTTCCCTTGGTGAAGCCCGAAGCAAAGAATACACTGGCCAGGGCGGCACCAACCAGGAAGAGTGTCGCCAGGCCACCGGCCTGTTGCGGATCGAAGCGGTATTGCGAGACCAGCGTTCCGACCCAGACCGGAAGCGCAACCAGGTCGAGCATCCCGGCACAATGCGCCACCATCAGCGCGAATATTCCTCGTTTGTTCTCTGTTGTTGGCATACCTGTCGTTCTTTATAATATTGGCTGACGTGACGACTGCGACGTGATGCTGAAATTTCCGTCGCGCTTGAGCCGATCCATGCATGCAGCGGTCTCTCCTTGCATGCAATGGGCTCGCAGTTGCTTGTATTCTTAAAACGGTTTCAAGTTAGCAGACAACGCTGTTTGGACATAGTCGATGGCCAAGAACTCAGCTATCTATAAAATAGATAGCTTGTCGCTTCACGCCAGGATGAATTGACATCCAACTCTGCTATATTCCCTGGCATTCATACCAACCAAGGAACGACCATGACTAGCCCGATCTATACCCACTCCGTCCCCGTCTTCAAGCAAATGCTGACGGCCCTGAAAGCCATACTGGCGCAGGCAGACGCCCATGCCGCCGCCAAGTCGATCGAGCCAGACGCACTATTGCAGGCACGCCTGTCTCCGGATATGTTTCCGTTGGTCAAGCAGGTGCAGATTGCTGCCGATTTTGCGCGCGGAATCTCGGCACGCCTGGCCAGTGCTGAAGTGCCCGCCCATGAAGGCAAGGAAAAGAGCTTTGCCGACCTGGACGCCCTGTTGGCCCAGACGCTGGCTTTTCTGGATAGCGTGAACGCATCACAATTTGAAGGCAGCGAAACCAGGGAAATCGTCTTGCGTCCAGGGACGCCAAAAGAAAAGAAACTGAGCGGTCAGGCCTATCTGGCCAACTACGGCTTGCCGCAATTTTTCTTTCATGTCACTACCGCCTACGCCATCTTGCGCCACAACGGGCTGGCCATCGGCAAGCGTGATTACATGGGGGCGTATTGACCA
This window harbors:
- a CDS encoding cobalamin-binding protein produces the protein MNWREARKGDQDNGPQRIVCLTEETTEWLYLLGQEHRIVGISGYTVRPRRAREEKPKVSAFLSAKIDKILALNPDCVFGFSDLQADIAAALIRQGIQVTVFNQRSVDEIFSVLYQIAAIVGCSDSGTELLSRLRMQLLEIEQAASRLPRRPRIYFEEWDEPHISAIRWVSELLTIAGGDNCFAELSTESLGAKRIIADGAEIIRRNPDIIIGSWCGKKFRPELVAARPGWSAINAVRDKQLFEIKSADILQPGPAALTDGVAQLHRIVMDWSARHGQ
- a CDS encoding DUF1993 domain-containing protein produces the protein MTSPIYTHSVPVFKQMLTALKAILAQADAHAAAKSIEPDALLQARLSPDMFPLVKQVQIAADFARGISARLASAEVPAHEGKEKSFADLDALLAQTLAFLDSVNASQFEGSETREIVLRPGTPKEKKLSGQAYLANYGLPQFFFHVTTAYAILRHNGLAIGKRDYMGAY